CCGTCGGAGACCAGACTTCTTCTGATCAACGAGAGCTCCAATTTCAAGGCCGTCAACGCCTGTCCCAGCTCGTCGTGGATTTCGCGCGAGATGCGCGTCCTCTCTTCCTCAAGCAGGGATTGCAGACGCCCCGAGAGGTTGCGCAGCCGCTCGCGGGATTTCGTGAGCTTCTCCTCCGCCCGCTTCCCCTCGTCGAGCATCTTCTTCATGAGCCTGTTCGCCGTCAACAGCGCGGACGTCCGTTCATCCACGCGTTTTTCCAGCTCTTTGCTGAAGTTCACCAAGGCCACCTCTGCCTGATGGCGTGCGGTGATGTCGCGAATGTTGCATTGGATCACTCTCGCGCCGTTCTCCCGGTAGACGTTGCTGACAAACTCCACATGCCTACGCCGGCGCCCCTTGGTTTCCAACGGCAGATTGTCGTACCGGATATACTCCGTCCTCTGCAATTTCCTGAAAGCGCCCCGGCTGGCGGCGATATCCCTGAATGGGCCGATTTCCCAGAGCATCTTGCCGAGCAACTCGGCGCGAGAATACCCCAGCAGATCCTGGAGGAAGGGGTTTGCGTCGGTGATCTGTCCCGTGTCCGCATCCAGGATGAGGATGCCGTCTTTCGCCGTCTCGAAGAGTCGCCGGTAGCGAATTTCGGAAGTCTTCAGCGCGTACTCGATCCGCATGCGTTCGGTGCTGTCACTCTCCGGCCGCTCCACTCCCTTGCCGGAGGCCCGTTTGTCCGACTTGTCTTCCAGATCAACCAGGCGCGTCCGTAAGGTGAGATTCTCCGCCATGGGGTGGGATTTCGTTTCGGATGGCATTTGCACCTCCCAAGTACAGGTGTGTTCTTCCGCCATTTGCCGATTTCAGGATGATTATATACTGACAACGAAAAGGCAGGGAAGAGGTTTGAGGGGTGAACTGTAAACCATAGGACAAACTCCGGTCCGAGAATCAGACAAACAGCGGCTCTCGTTTCGGACAGATGCCGATACCGAAGACCGGCGGACAGAATTACTGTGGGGGAGAGGATCGGGAGAGAGCGGTGAAGTCCCGCCTCCATCGGGCGAGGCTCTATCCGAGAGAGCGGCTCAGTCGATACCTGCATAACGGTAGAGTGGTCCATGATTTTTTACCGGAGTAACCGGGTTGCGCTGTCCCCCCTCCGGCGGCGCATCGACGGCCCTGCGGGTTTCAGCCGCAGGGCCGTCGCCTTCTCTTTTATTAACGGACAACGACTCGTCTGTTCATGAGCATCAGGATGACAAGGACCAGAATGATCAGGACCGCCACTCCGATCAGGAACCCCACCCCACTGTCGGCCCCCGCGGCCACCCGGTCGGTCAGGGTGGAAAGCCGGTGCAGGTCGCTGTCGCTCATCGACCGGATCTTGGCCATTGCCTCCTCGGAGGAAACGCCGTAATCCAAGAGTTTCTGCATGACCACCTTCTGCTCCAGGACGGACTGCACCTTCGAGATTTCCGCCGCCCGAAGATCGCCCGCGCCGGCGTGGGAGGCGATCACGCTCGCCTCGGCCACTCCCGGGAAGGACCCCAACACGCCCATCCAACCTGCCATCACGACGGCAAGGACAAAAAACCATGCGGTTCTGCGAATCGTCCCCATGACAACACCTCCCTGTTTTTTCCGCCGCACGTTCTTTCTCACGGTGCCCGCGTGATTCCGATACTATTTCCGACCGCCGGTTTCAGGCATCGGCATATGTCCGAAATGCGAATCGCTGTTTGTCTGATTCTCGGACCGGTGTTTGTCCTATAGTTCGGGGCATCCGACTGATCCATAATGGAAGGGAATCGCACTCCTGAAGCGGGTGGAAGAACCATGACGATCATGAAGCCTTTCTTCGTGTTCTTTCTGTCGGTCTCCGTGCTGTTCCCCGGCAGCGGATGCGCGACCTTGCCGAAGGTTTCCGATGTGATCGATGAGGCGCGCGCACAGGAACCTCCTCAAATCCTGTCGGCTAAAGGATTATTGTCTCCCGAAAAAAGCAAGGCTCTGATGGAACG
This sequence is a window from Deltaproteobacteria bacterium. Protein-coding genes within it:
- a CDS encoding PA2779 family protein, producing MGTIRRTAWFFVLAVVMAGWMGVLGSFPGVAEASVIASHAGAGDLRAAEISKVQSVLEQKVVMQKLLDYGVSSEEAMAKIRSMSDSDLHRLSTLTDRVAAGADSGVGFLIGVAVLIILVLVILMLMNRRVVVR
- a CDS encoding PAS domain-containing sensor histidine kinase; the encoded protein is MPSETKSHPMAENLTLRTRLVDLEDKSDKRASGKGVERPESDSTERMRIEYALKTSEIRYRRLFETAKDGILILDADTGQITDANPFLQDLLGYSRAELLGKMLWEIGPFRDIAASRGAFRKLQRTEYIRYDNLPLETKGRRRRHVEFVSNVYRENGARVIQCNIRDITARHQAEVALVNFSKELEKRVDERTSALLTANRLMKKMLDEGKRAEEKLTKSRERLRNLSGRLQSLLEEERTRISREIHDELGQALTALKLELSLIRRSLVSDGLAERSAKVHEIERSVNRIIRTVRKIATELRPGILDELGVAAAIEWVAKDFQNRTGIGCKVTIKGVGKVSDTVRATAIFRIVQEALTNVMRHAAASQVNVGLEKKDHTLIVEVRDNGTGIKEGRIFDSKSFGLTGIRERALLLGGEAEISGKPGKGTLVRVILPIGEGAHSNA